A stretch of Streptococcus sp. oral taxon 061 DNA encodes these proteins:
- a CDS encoding class I SAM-dependent rRNA methyltransferase — MKKVFVSRRVEKKLNKGQMVLEEIDFPELSETNQEVELFSQSKKFLGKAYLSSQNKGIGWFVTNQKVSFNQKFFESLFEKAKQKRSSYYQDELITAFRLFNQEGDGFGGMTLDLYGDYVVFSWYNSYIYGLRQEIMAAFAQVFPEVLGAYEKIRFKGLDYESAHIYGQEAAEYFTVLENGVLYQVFMNDGLMTGIFLDQHEVRGSLVDGLAMGKSLLNMFSYTAAFSVAAAMGGASETTSVDLAKRSRELSEAHFHANGLSLDNHRLLVMDVFEYFKYAKRKGLSYDVIVLDPPSFARNKKQTFSVAKDYHKLISQSLEILNPGGIIIASTNAANVSRQKFTEQIDKGFAGREYQVLQKYGLPADFVYNEKDESSNYLKVITMKVSK, encoded by the coding sequence ATGAAAAAAGTATTCGTCAGCCGGCGTGTCGAAAAAAAGCTGAATAAGGGTCAGATGGTTTTAGAAGAGATTGATTTTCCAGAGCTATCTGAAACTAATCAAGAAGTTGAGCTTTTCAGCCAAAGCAAAAAATTTTTAGGGAAGGCTTATTTATCCAGTCAAAACAAGGGGATTGGTTGGTTTGTAACCAACCAGAAAGTTTCTTTTAATCAAAAGTTCTTTGAAAGCTTATTTGAAAAAGCCAAACAAAAACGTTCTTCCTACTATCAGGATGAGTTGATAACTGCCTTTCGTTTGTTTAATCAAGAAGGCGATGGTTTTGGTGGAATGACTCTGGACCTCTACGGAGATTATGTTGTTTTCTCTTGGTATAACTCCTATATCTATGGTCTTCGCCAAGAGATTATGGCAGCCTTTGCTCAGGTATTTCCAGAAGTCTTGGGTGCCTATGAAAAGATTCGCTTTAAAGGTCTAGATTATGAGTCTGCCCATATCTATGGTCAAGAAGCAGCTGAATATTTCACTGTTCTTGAGAATGGAGTCTTGTACCAAGTCTTTATGAATGACGGCCTAATGACAGGGATCTTCTTGGATCAGCATGAAGTTCGTGGGAGCTTAGTTGATGGTTTAGCAATGGGGAAATCCTTGCTCAATATGTTTTCCTATACAGCAGCCTTCTCAGTCGCTGCAGCTATGGGAGGAGCTAGTGAAACAACCTCTGTGGATCTAGCCAAGCGTTCGAGAGAACTATCAGAAGCTCATTTTCATGCTAATGGTTTGAGTCTAGACAATCATCGATTGCTTGTCATGGATGTCTTTGAATACTTTAAATATGCTAAGAGGAAGGGTTTGAGCTACGATGTGATTGTTCTGGATCCGCCTAGTTTTGCCCGAAATAAAAAACAAACCTTCTCTGTAGCTAAGGATTATCATAAATTGATTTCCCAAAGCCTAGAGATTTTAAATCCAGGTGGAATCATTATTGCTAGTACTAATGCTGCTAATGTTTCCCGTCAAAAATTCACAGAACAAATCGACAAAGGATTTGCAGGTAGAGAATATCAGGTCCTTCAAAAGTATGGACTTCCAGCAGACTTTGTCTACAACGAAAAAGATGAAAGTAGTAATTACCTCAAAGTGATTACCATGAAGGTTAGTAAATGA